The sequence CGACGGCGTTTAATGCCAGGTAGAAATGCGGTCCGAGCTTGTCGCCGGCGGCAGTCCATAGCGCGACGGATGCGGCACCCAGGAGATAGGCAGTGCCCCACCATTTCAGCGCAGGACTGTTCTCCTGCCGGCCGAAGAACACCATCATGGCGCCGAGCAGCGCGGCAACCATGGTGGCGACCAAATAGAGCGTGATGCTATCGAGCGACATCATGTCGGCCCCCTCTAAAACATAGCAGTTACGCGATCGGCCCAGCCGACTTGCGCGCCCTTCCGAATGCGACGCTATGTCCCGCGGGTTCCATTCAGGTTTTCGCGCGGCCCCAAGTTTTCCTGAAACACGCCATCAATTTGCATACAAACGAACAGCAAAAAGGGCGCTGAAAACAGCGCCCTTTTGCATCTCATTGAAGCCGCTTTCGCGGCGAATGCGACGAAAGCGATTAACGCTTCGAGAACTGGAAGGACCGGCGGGCCTTGGCCTTGCCGTATTTCTTGCGCTCGACCACGCGCGAGTCGCGGGTGAGGAAGCCGCCCTTCTTGAGCACGCTGCGCAGCTCCGGCTCGAAATAGGTGAGCGCCTTGGAGATGCCGTGACGGACAGCACCGGCCTGACCAGACAGACCGCCGCCGGCGACGGTGCAGATCACGTCGTACTGGCCCGAACGGGCGGCCACGGAGAACGGCTGCTCGATCATCATGCGCAGCACGGGACGGGCGAAATAGACCTCGACCTCGCGCGAGTTGACGGTGACCTTGCCGGCTCCGGGCTTGATCCACACGCGGGCGACCGCGTCCTTGCGCTTGCCGGTGGCATAGGCGCGGTTGAATTTGTCGACCTTCTTCTCGTGCTTGGGCGCGTCGGGCGCGGCCGCCGTCTTGAGCTGCGAGAGCTGGTCGAGCGACTGGATGGATTCGGCCATGTTATGCGGCCCTCGTGTTCTTGCGGTTCAACTTGGCGATGTCGATCTTCTCGGGCGTCTGAGCCTCGTGCGGGTGATCGGCGCCGCCATAGACACGGAGGTTGCCCATCTGCACGCGACCGAGCGGACCGCGCGGGATCATGCGCTCGACGGCCTTCTCGAGCACGCGCTCGGGATGCTTGCCCTCGAGGATCTGGCGCGCGGTGCGCTCCTTGACGTGGCCGACATAGCCGGTGTGCTTGTAATAGGTCTTCTGCTCGCGCTTGCGACCGGTGAGGACCGCATGCTGCGCGTTGATGATGATGACGTTGTCGCCGCAATCGACGTGCGGGGTGTAGGTCGGGAGGTGCTTGCCGCGGAGCCGCATGGCGACGATGGTGGCGAGACGGCCGACGACCAGACCCTTGGCGTCGATCAGCACCCACTTCTTCGTCACCTCGGCCGGCTTTGCCGAAAAGGTTTTCATGTCAGAATTTCCGTGAGGGAGACATCGGCGCGAACACCGCACCGGACTGCGCGGGTTCTAGAGAAGAGAGGCGCAACGGTCAATGCCCGAAGGGGTAAATTCCAGAAGCAATATCAATGGCTTAAAATTATGGTATCAAGATACCCGCAAAAACATCAAATATTTGGAATGGAATAGGTCGAGGTGACATGCGCGATCGGATCGGGCGAAGAGCCTGACAACAGCTTCACCTCCCCGACCGCCAGGCGCTTGCCGAGCTTGAGCAGCCGGGCCTCCGCCAGCACATCCTGCCCGGGCTGGCCTTTGCGCAGGAAATTGATGTTCAGATTGGTGGTGACCGCGAGCCCGATCGGCCCGATGGCCGACAACAGGACCACGTACATCGCGAAATCGGCTAGTGCCATCAGCGTCGGGCCGGACACGGTTCCGCCCGGTCGCAGCATTCTTTCGCTATAACGCTGTCGCAAGAGGCAGGTCTGGCCGTCGGCGCTTTCGATCGTGATGTCATCGCCACTGAAGGCCTGGGGAAACTCGTGGCGCAGAAACTGTTCGAGCTCCGCCACGCTCATTTTCGCTGACGCCATGCTACTCCTCACCCTCGCTTCACGGTCCCTGTTACATTAAGTTATCTGCGTAATCCAAATGCAATAATCCAAACGGAAACGCTTCGATGTCCGCCCAGGCCGCCCGCGCCCCCTCCCCGCAACCGCCGATCCTGCTGCGCGAGACAATAGGCTCGATCGCGGTGCTGACCCTCAATCGCCCGGCCGCGCGCAACAGCCTCTCGGAAGCCATGATCGCGAGCCTGCATGCCGAGCTCGACGCGATCAGGAACGACAAGGCGGTCCGCGGCGTCGTGATCGCCGCCAACGGTCCCGCCTTCTCGGCAGGCCACGACATGAAGGAACTGACCGCGCGCCGCGCCGACCCCGATCGCGGCCGCGCGTTCTTCGCACAGATGATGAACGCCTGCAGCGCGATGATGCAGGCGATCGTGCACCTGCCGAAACCCGTGGTCGCCTCCGTCCAGGGCATCGCGACCGCGGCCGGCTGTCAGCTCGTGGCCAGCTGCGATCTCGCCATCGCCTCGGAGGCGGCGAGCTTTGCCACGCCCGGCGTCGACATCGGCCTGTTCTGCTCGACTCCGATGGTGGCGCTGTCGCGCAACGTGCCGCGCAAGCAGGCGATGGAGATGCTGCTGACGGGCGAGCCGATCCCTGCGGAGCGCGCCCGCGAGATCGGGCTCGTCAATCGCGTCGTCCCTGCCGGGACCGAGCGCGACGCGGCGATCGCGCTGGCGGAAAAAGTCGCGTTGAAATCCGCCTACACGGTCAAGCTCGGCAAGGAAGCGTTCTACCGCCAGGCCGAGATGAGCCTTGCGGAGGCCTACCGCTATGCGGCAGAGGTGATGACCGAGAACATGATGGCGCGCGACGCCGAGGAAGGCATCGGCGCGTTCATCGAGAAGCGCACGCCGACATGGCGCGACGAGTAGAATCGTGATTGCGAGCCAACGGGTCCGCGCGAAGCGCGGCCCGATGACAAGCTCCGCGAAGCAATCCAGAAATCCCTCCGCGAAAGCAGACTGGATTGCTTCGTCGCTTCGCTCCTCGCAATGACAGCAAGAAGATGAGCCAATGAACCACGACTCCTATCCCGACAATTACATCCGCGGCATCCTCAACAGCGTGAAGTCGATCGCGATGGTCGGCGCCTCGCCGGTCAACGTGCGGCCGAGCTATTTTGCGTTCAAATATCTCGCGCAGCGCGGTTACGACATGATCCCGATCAATCCCGGCCATGTCGGCAAGGAGCTGCTCGGAAAGCCCTTCGTCGCCTCGCTGTCCGACATCGGCCGCCCCATCGACATGATCGACATCTTCCGCAACTCCAGCCACATCATGCCGGTGGTCGAGGAAGCGTTGACGCTCGACCCGCTGCCGAAAGTGATCTGGATGCAACTTGGCGCACGTGACGACGCGGCGGCCGCGAAGGCGGAATCGGTCGGTATCAAGGTGGTGATGAACCGCTGCCCCAAGATCGAATATGGCCGCTTGTCGTCCGAGATCTCCTGGATGGGCGTGAATTCGCGCACGCTCAGCTCCAAGCGGGCACCGGCGCCGACACAAGGCATGCGTCTCTCCCTCAATCGGATGAGTGTCGGCGGCGGCAACACCGCGGCTTCCGATCGCGCCGCCAAAAACAAGACCGAGCAAAGCTGACGCGGCCCGCGAAGGATTCATATCGCGAACGCGACAATGCGTAGCACGATCGTTTCGATGTAAGCGGCGGCTTGACGGCGGACGCTGCGCCGATCAGCATGCCGCGCGATTTCAGACCACAAGAACAGGACGCCTCAATGAGCGATCGCCTTCCGGGATTTTCAACGCTTGCCGTGCATGCCGGTGCACAGCCCGACCCCACCACCGGCGCGCGCGCAACTCCGATCTATCAAACGACGTCTTTCGTCTTCAACGACGCCGACCACGCCGCCTCGTTGTTCGGCCTGCAGGCGTTCGGCAACATCTACACCCGCATCGGCAATCCCACCAACGCGGTGCTGGAGGAGCGCGTCGCCGCGCTCGAAGGCGGCACGGCGGCGCTTGCGGTGGCCTCGGGCCACGCCGCGCAGGTCGTGATCCTGCAGCAACTGCTCCAACCCGGCGACGAGTTCATTGCCGCGCGAAAGCTCTATGGCGGCTCGATCAACCAGTTCACGCATGCGTTCAAGAGCTTTGGCTGGAACGTGGTGTGGGCCGATCCCGATGACATCGCGAGCTTCGAGCGCGCGGTGACGCCGCGCACCAAGGCGATCTTCATCGAATCCATCGCCAATCCCGCCGGCAGCATCACCGACATCGAGGCGATCTCGACGGTGGCGCGCAAGGCAGGCGTGCCGCTGATCGTCGACAACACGCTGGCCTCGCCCTATCTGATCCGCCCGATCGATCACGGCGCCGACATCGTCGTGCACTCGCTGACGAAGTTCCTCGGCGGTCACGGCAATTCGCTCGGCGGCATCATCGTCGATGCCGGGACCTTTGATTGGTCCACCGGCGGAAAATATCCGATGCTCTCGGAGCCGCGGCCCGAATATCACGGCATCCGCCTGCAGGAGACCTTCGGCAATTTCGCCTTCGCGATCGCCTGCCGTGTGCTCGGCTTGCGCGACCTCGGGCCGGCGCTGTCGCCGTTCAACGCCTTCATGATCCTGACCGGCATCGAGACGCTGCCGCTGCGCATGCAGAAGCACTGCGACAACGCCAAGGCGGTCGCCGAATTCCTCGCCGGACATCCGGCGGTGGCCTCGGTGAGCTATGCGGGCCTTGCGAGCGACAAGTACAACCAGCTCGCGCGCAAATACGCGCCGAAGGGCGCGGGTGCCGTGTTCACCTTCAGCCTCAAGGGTGGCTACGACGCCGGCGTGAGCCTGGTGTCGAAATTGCAGCTGTTCTCGCATCTGGCCAATGTCGGCGACACCCGGTCGCTTGTGATCCATCCGGCCTCGACCACGCACAGCCAGCTCGACGACGCCGCCAAGGTCAAATCCGGCGCCGGCCCCGACGTGGTGCGGCTCTCGGTCGGCATCGAGGACAAGGAAGACTTGATCGCAGATCTGGAGCAGGCGCTGGGGGCTTAATGTCGTTCCGGGGCGCGACAGCGAACCCGGAACCTCGAGATTCTCGGGTGCGCAATTGCGCACCTGGGCTCGGTGCTTCGCACCGCCCCGGAATGACGGCGGCTTTTTGGCTGCCGTCAGTTAACAGTCGTTAACCATATCTGCCGCATACATCGTCGCTGGATCACCCCTTGATTCGGAGCCGACGATGTTGCGCTGGATGATGCCTGCCCTGGCAGTGATGCTGACGGTTTCGTCCGCGCTGGCCGCCGATCTGCCGGTCACGCCGAAGCGGCGCGCCGCTGTTCCGCCGCAGGACGCACCGAAGGTTTACGTCGAAACCGACCCTGATGCCTTGATCTCGCCGGCCTACGGCATCGGCAGCTACATCCGCAACTTGCCGGGCACGCCGCTATTGCCCGGCTCGCACACGCTGCCGGGCTATTACGGCCGCCCCTGGAGCTACGATTACCAGGGCGCGTATTACGGCGGGAAGCAGGTCGATTATTTCTGGCGCCTGCCCTACGCGTGCGGCGTTTACGGCTATTGCTGATCTGATCAGCTGGAGCTGATGGATCAGCCGGCCTGACCGAGCGGAACCGCACGCGGCTGCACCTGCATCGATTGCCGCGAGACCAGACGCTCCACCTGCATCACGGAAAGCATGAGCACCACGATCGCGACCGCCTGGTGCGCGAGCGCGAGGCCAATTGGAACCTGGTTGAGCAGCGTCAGGATGCCGAGCACCGCCTGCAGGCTCACCGCCCCAAACAGCCAGAGCGCGCCGCTCGCAGCCGTCCCTGCCCGCGCGCGCACTGCGTCGATCGCATGCAGCGCCGCCAGCGCGAACAGCAGATAGGCGGTCATGCGGTGCTCGAACTGCACCGTCAGCACGTTGTCGAACATATTGCGCCACCACGGCGTCTCGAACCACAGCCGCTCGGCCGACGGGATGAACGCGCCGTCGATCTGCGGCCAGGTGTTGTAGGCGCGCCCGGCGCGCAGGCCCGCGACCAGCGCGCCGAAATAGATCTGCACGAACGTCGCGACGAGAAGCAGCACACTCGTGAACCGCAGCCGCGCCTGTGCTGCGATCTGCGGCCGCTCCTTGAGCCGCCGCACCGTCCAGACGATGCCGGCGAAGATCAGAAGCGCGAGCATCAGATGCGTCGCCAGCCGATATTGCGACACCTCGGTGCGTCCCGACAGGCCCGAAGCGACCATCCACCAGCCGACTGCGCCTTGCAGGCCGCCGAGCGCGAACAGCAGCCACAGCCGCCGCTTCAATTCACCGGACAGACCGCCGCGCCACAGGAAGAACAGGAACGGCAAGAGATAGGCGACGCCGATGAAACGGCCGAGCAGACGGTGGCTCCATTCCCACCAGAATATCTCCTTGAACTCGGACAGGCTCATGCCTGCATTGAGCTCGCGATATTGCGGGATCTTCTTGTAGGCCTCGAACGCCTCGGTCCACTGCGCCTCGGTGAGCGGCGGCACGCTGCCCGTGACCGGCTTCCATTCGACGATCGAGAGGCCGGATTCCGTGAGCCGCGTCGCACCGCCGACCAGCACCATCAGCGCGATCAGCGCCGCGACGGCGATCAGCCACGCGCGCACGGCGCGATGCGGTTCGGATGAGGCGGACATCGTCGTCATCGGGGGCAAAAACCAGGCCTTAAACCA comes from Bradyrhizobium sp. CCGE-LA001 and encodes:
- the rpsI gene encoding 30S ribosomal protein S9 — protein: MAESIQSLDQLSQLKTAAAPDAPKHEKKVDKFNRAYATGKRKDAVARVWIKPGAGKVTVNSREVEVYFARPVLRMMIEQPFSVAARSGQYDVICTVAGGGLSGQAGAVRHGISKALTYFEPELRSVLKKGGFLTRDSRVVERKKYGKAKARRSFQFSKR
- the rplM gene encoding 50S ribosomal protein L13; amino-acid sequence: MKTFSAKPAEVTKKWVLIDAKGLVVGRLATIVAMRLRGKHLPTYTPHVDCGDNVIIINAQHAVLTGRKREQKTYYKHTGYVGHVKERTARQILEGKHPERVLEKAVERMIPRGPLGRVQMGNLRVYGGADHPHEAQTPEKIDIAKLNRKNTRAA
- a CDS encoding PaaI family thioesterase, with translation MASAKMSVAELEQFLRHEFPQAFSGDDITIESADGQTCLLRQRYSERMLRPGGTVSGPTLMALADFAMYVVLLSAIGPIGLAVTTNLNINFLRKGQPGQDVLAEARLLKLGKRLAVGEVKLLSGSSPDPIAHVTSTYSIPNI
- a CDS encoding enoyl-CoA hydratase — translated: MSAQAARAPSPQPPILLRETIGSIAVLTLNRPAARNSLSEAMIASLHAELDAIRNDKAVRGVVIAANGPAFSAGHDMKELTARRADPDRGRAFFAQMMNACSAMMQAIVHLPKPVVASVQGIATAAGCQLVASCDLAIASEAASFATPGVDIGLFCSTPMVALSRNVPRKQAMEMLLTGEPIPAERAREIGLVNRVVPAGTERDAAIALAEKVALKSAYTVKLGKEAFYRQAEMSLAEAYRYAAEVMTENMMARDAEEGIGAFIEKRTPTWRDE
- a CDS encoding CoA-binding protein gives rise to the protein MNHDSYPDNYIRGILNSVKSIAMVGASPVNVRPSYFAFKYLAQRGYDMIPINPGHVGKELLGKPFVASLSDIGRPIDMIDIFRNSSHIMPVVEEALTLDPLPKVIWMQLGARDDAAAAKAESVGIKVVMNRCPKIEYGRLSSEISWMGVNSRTLSSKRAPAPTQGMRLSLNRMSVGGGNTAASDRAAKNKTEQS
- a CDS encoding O-acetylhomoserine aminocarboxypropyltransferase yields the protein MSDRLPGFSTLAVHAGAQPDPTTGARATPIYQTTSFVFNDADHAASLFGLQAFGNIYTRIGNPTNAVLEERVAALEGGTAALAVASGHAAQVVILQQLLQPGDEFIAARKLYGGSINQFTHAFKSFGWNVVWADPDDIASFERAVTPRTKAIFIESIANPAGSITDIEAISTVARKAGVPLIVDNTLASPYLIRPIDHGADIVVHSLTKFLGGHGNSLGGIIVDAGTFDWSTGGKYPMLSEPRPEYHGIRLQETFGNFAFAIACRVLGLRDLGPALSPFNAFMILTGIETLPLRMQKHCDNAKAVAEFLAGHPAVASVSYAGLASDKYNQLARKYAPKGAGAVFTFSLKGGYDAGVSLVSKLQLFSHLANVGDTRSLVIHPASTTHSQLDDAAKVKSGAGPDVVRLSVGIEDKEDLIADLEQALGA
- a CDS encoding COX15/CtaA family protein translates to MTTMSASSEPHRAVRAWLIAVAALIALMVLVGGATRLTESGLSIVEWKPVTGSVPPLTEAQWTEAFEAYKKIPQYRELNAGMSLSEFKEIFWWEWSHRLLGRFIGVAYLLPFLFFLWRGGLSGELKRRLWLLFALGGLQGAVGWWMVASGLSGRTEVSQYRLATHLMLALLIFAGIVWTVRRLKERPQIAAQARLRFTSVLLLVATFVQIYFGALVAGLRAGRAYNTWPQIDGAFIPSAERLWFETPWWRNMFDNVLTVQFEHRMTAYLLFALAALHAIDAVRARAGTAASGALWLFGAVSLQAVLGILTLLNQVPIGLALAHQAVAIVVLMLSVMQVERLVSRQSMQVQPRAVPLGQAG